In Castanea sativa cultivar Marrone di Chiusa Pesio chromosome 6, ASM4071231v1, a single window of DNA contains:
- the LOC142640199 gene encoding uncharacterized protein LOC142640199, whose translation MDLELGILPHYSVNRNDYKLLDMIGFAKGATVYKAKYLPDDRTVAVKIVDPYRVEDWKWFKKEVNHASNPQYCKVNVLSVFLHQDHYWVVMNYEKWDSIKSIMSWLYPDGLPEDSIAFVLQGLLTALGTLNVYDVPRVYWLEIWNMVSDFRPRYGHVVHAHMMDFSNIFVGKNIDVRLAVPAVSYESVWCKASSNPVPPLPHWAIAPEVITEIKHVSHNCYNEDGWMVGLIALQLAFGRLPFSNREGLDAFVTSLEAFVTSFKDRPDFRTRNPKRRSRFRKLCACLGSGFSTNYTPDFRGKKLSLCFWDMVLWCLTRDASKRPIPFILSAHKFFSPRKNLADTFCREVFDQLPTSYLQLINQTVTEETTWTYEEEVARQPSTSSSSSSSF comes from the coding sequence ATGGATTTGGAGTTAGGTATACTTCCCCATTACAGCGTCAACCGCAACGATTACAAACTTCTTGACATGATCGGCTTTGCCAAAGGGGCCACCGTTTACAAAGCCAAGTACCTTCCTGATGATCGCACTGTAGCAGTAAAAATCGTTGATCCATACAGAGTAGAAGATTGGAAATGGTTCAAGAAAGAAGTTAATCATGCCAGCAATCCTCAATATTGCAAGGTAAATGTTCTGAGCGTATTTCTCCATCAAGATCACTATTGGGTTGTCATGAACTACGAAAAATGGGACTCTATCAAGTCCATTATGTCATGGTTGTATCCAGATGGTTTACCCGAGGACTCCATTGCTTTTGTTCTTCAAGGCCTTCTAACAGCTCTAGGCACTCTTAATGTCTATGACGTTCCGCGCGTGTACTGGCTTGAAATCTGGAACATGGTGTCTGATTTTCGGCCTCGGTACGGGCACGTGGTGCATGCACACATGATGGACTTTAGCAACATTTTTGTTGGGAAGAATATTGATGTAAGGCTTGCAGTTCCTGCAGTAAGCTATGAATCGGTGTGGTGTAAAGCTTCATCTAACCCAGTGCCCCCTCTGCCACACTGGGCCATCGCTCCTGAAGTAATTACGGAAATTAAACACGTTTCGCATAATTGCTATAACGAGGATGGTTGGATGGTTGGTCTTATTGCATTGCAATTAGCTTTTGGAAGACTACCCTTCTCTAACCGTGAAGGTTTGGATGCTTTTGTTACAAGCTTGGAGGCTTTTGTTACCAGCTTCAAAGACCGACCTGATTTTCGTACACGAAATCCAAAGAGAAGAAGTAGATTCAGGAAGCTTTGTGCTTGTTTAGGGTCTGGATTCTCAACAAATTATACCCCTGATTTCAGAGGAAAGAAGCTGTCGCTGTGTTTCTGGGATATGGTTCTGTGGTGCCTGACTAGAGATGCCTCAAAAAGACCAATACCATTTATATTATCAGCACATAAATTCTTCTCCCCACGCAAAAACCTAGCTGATACTTTCTGTAGGGAGGTCTTCGATCAATTGCCAACTTCATATTTGCAATTGATTAATCAAACGGTTACAGAAGAAACCACATGGACATATGAGGAAGAAGTGGCACGACAAccatcaacatcatcatcttcttcatcatcattttAG
- the LOC142640200 gene encoding uncharacterized protein LOC142640200, whose translation MDRKLKCSEQVRGEVERENGHLRELLKDKEKQLTETVSKLDNAKEIAVQEYRDSEHLLTELGNSFPDGFDDAIRQVKSSYPDLDLSHINIDAQGQTLAQSVHSESTDEVFAVTAPADEVDVLVLGFSNLVADGISVGFGDFVSSSTEKDVAAKERAVTAWDVTNHGGNEQEELLRQYQALGMDINDATTVVNIFAKYKDIFVDEKMMAHKGILPPDEADKPWKNGLVTFVAFLVFGSAPLLSFIILIPFTNNDSIKFVGACILSALSLALLGMAKAKIAGQNYAFSMAITLFTGAIAAAAAYTLGSVLKNVSGVQD comes from the exons atggacagaaagctcaagtGCTCGGAGCAAGTTAGAGGTGaagtggagagagagaatgggCATCTACGCGAACTtttgaaggacaaggagaagcaGCTGACGGAGACAGTGTCCAAGCTTGACAACGCAAAGGAGATAGCCGTCCAGGAATACCGTGATTCTGAGCATCTTCTGACGGAGCTTGGGAACTCCTTCCCGGATGGGTTCGACGACGCTATTCGTCAGGTTAAGTCGTCGTATCCAGACTTGGACTTATCTCATATCAACAttgatgctcaagggcaaacactcgcACAATCCGTCCATTCAGAAAGTACAgacgaagtgtttgccgtcactgctccagccGACGAAG TGGATGTGTTGGTGCTTGGATTTTCGAACCTGGTTGCTGATGGGATATCAGTGGGGTTTGGGGATTTTGTATCCAGCAGCACGGAGAAGGATGTGGCTGCGAAGGAAAGGGCAGTGACTGCATGGGATGTCACAAATCACGGTGGCAATGAGCAAGAGGAATTACTAAGACAGTATCAAGCTCTTGGGATGGATATTAATGATGCCACCACG GTGGTGAACATATTTGCAAAATACAAGGATATCTTTGTGGATGAGAAGATGATGGCTCATAAAGGAATACTACCGCCAGATGAAGCGGACAAGCCATGGAAGAATGGCCTGGTGACGTTTGTTGCCTTCCTTGTATTTGGGAGTGCCCCTCTCCTCTCTTTCATCATCCTTATTCCATTCACAAATAATGACTCCATCAAGTTTGTTGGTGCATGTATCCTTTCTGCATTATCGCTTGCGCTTCTGGGGATGGCAAAGGCCAAGATTGCAGGCCAGAATTATGCATTCTCTATGGCGATTACTCTCTTCACCGGTGCTATTGCTGCAGCAGCAGCTTACACCCTAGGGTCGGTACTCAAGAATGTCTCTGGAGTACAAGATTGA